AGCCTGGTCGGCCGGGCGGAGGCGGCGGGCTGCGACGCCGTCGTCGTCACGCTCGACACCACCATGCTGGGCTGGCGGCCGCGCGACCTGGACCTCGGGCACCTGCCGTTCGCGCTGGGCAAGGGCATCGCGCAGTACACCTCCGACCCGGTGTTCCGCCGGCTGGTCGAGGAGAAGGTCGCCGCAGGCGGCCCCAAGGAGCCCCAGCCCCGGCCGACCCCGGCAGCGGTCCGGGCGCTGGTGAGCATGGCGAGGGCATGGCCCGGCTCCTTCCGCGACAACCTGAGGTCCCCGCTCCCGCGGGCCGCCGTCGAGACGTTCCTGGGCATCTACTCGCGGCCCTCGATCACCTGGGACGACCTCGCCTGGCTGCGGTCGAAGACGCGGCTGCCGATCCTGCTCAAGGGCGTGCTGCACCCCGACGACGCCCGCCGCGCGCTCGACGAGGGGGTCGACGGGCTCGTCGTCAGCACCCACGGGGGCCGGCAGGTCGACCGGTCGATCTCCGCGCTGGACGCGCTGCCCGAGGTGCTCGGCGCGGTCGCCGGGCGGGCCCCGGTGCTGCTGGACAGCGGGATCCGCAGCGGCGCCGACGTCTTCACCGCGGTGGCCCTCGGGGCGACGGCGGTGCTGCTCGGCCGGCCGTTCGCCTGGGGGCTGGCGCTGGCCGGCGAGGAGGGGGTGCGGCAGGTGATCTCCGACGTCGTCGGCGAGTTCGACCTGACCCTCGGGCTGACCGGGCACACCGCCGTCGACCAGCTCTCCCCCGACGTCCTGCGCCGCGTCGGCTGAACAGCTCCCCGCCGGAGTCGAGCGCTGCCTGCAGAGTGGAGCAGAGCACGAGCGTCCGCGGACGTAGCCGCCGCCCCGCGGGGTAACGCGGCGGCGTGATCGCGTCGAGCACCGCCGCACAGCTGTTCCGCCGGAAGCCGGTGGCCGCCCTGGTGGAGGACGCCGGGCACGACACCACCCACGGCGGGGGGCTGGCCCGGCGCATGGGCCCGGTGCAGCTGGCGAGCCTGGGCATCGGCGCCACCATCGGCACCGGCATCTTCTTCGTGCTGAGCACCGCCGTCCCCGAGGCGGGTCCGGCCGTCGTCCTCTCGTTCGTGCTGGCCGCCGTGACCGCGGCGCTGACGGCGCTCTGCTACGCCGAGGTCGCGTCGACGATCCCGGTCGCCGGGTCCTCCTACTCCTACGCGTACGCGACCCTCGGCGAGGTCGTGGCCTACGGGGTGGGCTGGTGCCTGGTGCTGGAGTACGGCGTCAGCGCCTCGGCGGTCAGCGTGGGGTGGAGCGAGTACGTCAACCAGCTGCTCGACGACACGGTCGGCGTCCGGCTCCCCGACGCGCTGTCGGCCGCGCCCGGTGCCGGCGGCGTGATCAACCTGCCGGCGATCGTGCTCGTCACCCTCTGCGCGGTGCTGCTCGTCGGCGGGGTGCGGGAGTCGGCGCGGGCGAACGTGACGATGGTGGTCGTCAAGATCGCGGTGCTGCTGTTCTTCGTGGCCGTCGCGTCCAGCGCGTTCGACGCCGGCAACTTCGCCCCGTTCGCGCCGATGGGCGTGGCCGGGGTCAGCGTCGCGGCGTCGTCGATCTTCTTCTCGTTCATCGGCCTGGACGCCGTCTCGACCGCGGGCGAGGAGGTCCGCGACCCGCGCCGCACCCTGCCGCTGGCGATCGTCGCCGCCCTGCTCGTGGTCACCGTCGTCTACCTGCTCGTCGCGGTGTCGGCGGTCGGCGCCCAGCCGGCGGGGCAGTTCGAAGGCCAGGAGGCCGGGCTCGCCGTGATCCTGGAGGCCGTCACCGGCGCCACCTGGCCGGCCGTCGTCCTGGCCGCGGGCGCCGTCGTCTCGATCTTCTCGGTGACGCTGGTGGTCATGTACGGCCAGACGCGGATCCTGTTCGCGATGAGCCGGGACGGGATGATCCCGTCGTTCTTCGGCCGGGTCGACCCCCGCCGCCGGACGCCGGTCCGCGGCACCCTCGCGGTCGCGGGCTTCGTCGGGCTGTTGGCCGGCTTCGTGCCGCTGGACTTCCTCATCGACCTGACCAGCATGGGCACGCTGGTGGCGTTCACCGTGGTGTCGGTCGGGGTGATGGTGCTGCGGCGGATCGCGCCGGAACTGCCCCGCGGTTTCCGGGTGCCGGGCTATCCCGTCGTCCCGGTGCTGTCGATCGGGTTCTGCCTGTACCTGGTCTCCGGACTCTCGGGGATCACCTTCGTCCTGTTCGCGC
The DNA window shown above is from Blastococcus colisei and carries:
- a CDS encoding alpha-hydroxy-acid oxidizing protein — its product is MDGAGAGRRRQNEVYRAGVYGHSPRVPVAARRLQEAARKALNARAYAYVAGGAGDEVTQRANRAAFDRWAVVPRVLRDVSSRDTSVELFGRRLPAPLLLGPVGALELVNDEADLAVARAAASTGVPMVFSNQASYSMEDCAAVMGDAPRWFQLYWSTSDELVESLVGRAEAAGCDAVVVTLDTTMLGWRPRDLDLGHLPFALGKGIAQYTSDPVFRRLVEEKVAAGGPKEPQPRPTPAAVRALVSMARAWPGSFRDNLRSPLPRAAVETFLGIYSRPSITWDDLAWLRSKTRLPILLKGVLHPDDARRALDEGVDGLVVSTHGGRQVDRSISALDALPEVLGAVAGRAPVLLDSGIRSGADVFTAVALGATAVLLGRPFAWGLALAGEEGVRQVISDVVGEFDLTLGLTGHTAVDQLSPDVLRRVG
- a CDS encoding amino acid permease: MIASSTAAQLFRRKPVAALVEDAGHDTTHGGGLARRMGPVQLASLGIGATIGTGIFFVLSTAVPEAGPAVVLSFVLAAVTAALTALCYAEVASTIPVAGSSYSYAYATLGEVVAYGVGWCLVLEYGVSASAVSVGWSEYVNQLLDDTVGVRLPDALSAAPGAGGVINLPAIVLVTLCAVLLVGGVRESARANVTMVVVKIAVLLFFVAVASSAFDAGNFAPFAPMGVAGVSVAASSIFFSFIGLDAVSTAGEEVRDPRRTLPLAIVAALLVVTVVYLLVAVSAVGAQPAGQFEGQEAGLAVILEAVTGATWPAVVLAAGAVVSIFSVTLVVMYGQTRILFAMSRDGMIPSFFGRVDPRRRTPVRGTLAVAGFVGLLAGFVPLDFLIDLTSMGTLVAFTVVSVGVMVLRRIAPELPRGFRVPGYPVVPVLSIGFCLYLVSGLSGITFVLFALWLSIAAVVYVTYARTHSRLR